The following coding sequences lie in one Vibrio toranzoniae genomic window:
- a CDS encoding ABC transporter ATP-binding protein: protein MSYVNAKNLTKRFGDNTVFEDIEFSIEKGEFITLLGPSGCGKSTLLRSLAGLNPVDGGEIWVNGEEITHQVPQQRGIGMVFQSYALFPNMTVEGNIAFGLKMKKLAADEIKREVAKVIGLVDLSGKEKFYPHQLSGGQRQRVALARALVVKPRILLLDEPLSALDAKIRKHLRQQIRDIQKEMNLTTIFVTHDQEEAMIMSDRIFLMSKGEIVQAGTPEEIYTQPANEFVAGFMGHYNLVQANKAKLLFNIETEWKVAIRPESIYVKEQGRQYGEHISAPKTGTIRNHQLLGNVIRYQVDVDECELTVDLLNRSSERLLANGSQLELLFNLNEIQPVRA from the coding sequence ATGAGCTATGTAAATGCGAAAAACCTCACCAAGCGTTTTGGTGATAACACAGTGTTTGAAGACATTGAATTCTCCATCGAGAAGGGGGAATTCATCACACTGCTTGGCCCAAGTGGTTGTGGAAAATCAACGCTGCTGCGCAGCTTGGCAGGCTTGAATCCGGTCGATGGTGGCGAAATCTGGGTAAATGGTGAGGAGATCACTCACCAAGTGCCGCAACAACGTGGTATTGGCATGGTGTTTCAGTCTTATGCGCTGTTCCCGAACATGACGGTTGAAGGCAACATTGCGTTTGGCCTTAAAATGAAAAAGCTTGCTGCTGACGAGATTAAGCGCGAAGTCGCGAAAGTGATTGGGCTGGTGGACTTGTCGGGCAAAGAGAAATTCTACCCGCATCAGCTATCTGGCGGACAGCGTCAGCGTGTGGCTTTGGCAAGAGCCTTAGTGGTCAAGCCGCGTATTCTGTTGCTCGATGAGCCGCTTTCAGCATTGGATGCGAAGATCCGTAAACATCTGCGTCAGCAGATCCGAGATATTCAAAAAGAGATGAACCTAACCACGATCTTCGTGACTCACGATCAAGAAGAAGCGATGATCATGTCTGACCGTATCTTTTTGATGAGCAAAGGCGAGATCGTGCAAGCAGGCACACCCGAAGAGATCTACACTCAACCGGCCAATGAGTTCGTGGCTGGGTTCATGGGACATTACAACTTGGTGCAAGCGAACAAGGCTAAACTGTTGTTCAACATTGAAACCGAGTGGAAAGTGGCGATTCGACCTGAATCTATCTACGTTAAAGAGCAAGGCCGACAATATGGCGAGCATATCTCTGCGCCGAAAACCGGCACCATTCGCAATCACCAGCTGTTGGGCAACGTGATTCGTTACCAAGTAGACGTTGATGAGTGTGAGCTGACGGTCGACCTACTTAACCGTTCTTCTGAACGACTATTGGCAAACGGCAGCCAACTTGAACTCCTGTTTAACCTTAACGAAATTCAACCTGTGAGAGCCTAA
- the hppD gene encoding 4-hydroxyphenylpyruvate dioxygenase, with product MVDTYNPLGTDGFEFVEYTAVDHKGIEQLKALFVSLGFAEIAKHRSKEAWLYRQGDINFIVNEQPHSQAEAFAKVHGPSVCGMAFRVNEATAAMEQAFKGGGEEYKTEIGPMELSIPAIYGIGESLLYFVDRYGKQSIYDVDFRFYDDAEERMAKADVGLYEIDHLTHNVKQGNMDVWSGFYERIGNFREIRYFDIEGKLTGLVSRAMTSPCGKIRIPINESSDDKSQIEEFIREYNGEGIQHIALATNDIYKTVKTLRDRGMDFMPTPDTYYEKVDDRVKGHGEDTDLLRDLRVLIDGAPTKDGILLQIFTQTVIGPVFFEIIQRKGNEGFGEGNFKALFESIEEDQVRRGVLDDA from the coding sequence ATGGTGGATACATACAACCCGCTTGGCACGGATGGATTCGAGTTTGTTGAATACACGGCCGTTGACCACAAGGGAATTGAGCAACTTAAAGCGCTGTTTGTGTCGCTTGGTTTTGCTGAAATCGCCAAGCACCGTTCAAAAGAGGCTTGGCTGTATCGACAAGGTGACATCAACTTTATCGTTAATGAACAACCACACAGCCAAGCTGAAGCGTTTGCTAAAGTGCATGGCCCATCAGTGTGCGGCATGGCGTTTCGTGTCAACGAAGCAACGGCTGCAATGGAACAAGCGTTTAAGGGCGGTGGTGAAGAGTACAAGACAGAAATTGGGCCAATGGAGCTGAGCATTCCTGCCATTTATGGCATTGGTGAAAGTTTGCTTTATTTTGTGGATCGCTATGGCAAGCAGAGCATCTACGACGTTGACTTCCGATTCTATGACGATGCCGAAGAACGCATGGCGAAAGCCGACGTAGGCCTTTATGAGATCGATCACCTCACGCACAACGTGAAGCAAGGCAACATGGACGTGTGGTCTGGGTTTTATGAGCGTATAGGTAACTTCCGTGAAATTCGTTACTTCGACATTGAAGGCAAGCTGACAGGTCTTGTGAGCCGTGCGATGACCTCACCATGTGGAAAAATACGCATCCCTATCAATGAGTCTTCAGACGACAAATCACAGATCGAAGAGTTCATTCGCGAATACAACGGCGAAGGCATCCAGCACATCGCGCTCGCTACGAATGACATCTACAAAACGGTGAAAACCTTGCGTGATCGTGGCATGGACTTTATGCCAACCCCAGATACTTATTATGAGAAAGTTGACGATCGTGTGAAAGGCCACGGTGAAGATACCGATCTACTGCGCGACCTACGCGTTCTGATTGATGGCGCACCGACCAAAGACGGCATCTTGCTGCAAATTTTCACGCAGACGGTCATCGGCCCTGTGTTCTTTGAAATCATCCAGCGTAAAGGTAACGAAGGCTTTGGCGAAGGTAACTTTAAAGCGCTGTTTGAATCGATTGAAGAGGACCAGGTTCGTCGAGGAGTATTAGACGATGCATAA
- a CDS encoding ABC transporter permease, giving the protein MNTVNTRFHKTVVYSIVGIMMIPILATFIYSISSRWGATILPDGFTLYWYINLLTDPRFLQAFGRSLFICVAALSLSVVLVLPAIFVVFYYFQKLDKVMNILILLPFAVPPVVSSVGLLQLYADSEISLIGTPWILIGTYFTIALPFMYRAIANSFEAINLHDLMDAAHLLGASTTKAFLLIILPNLKKGLMASLFLSFSFLLGEFVFANILVGTRYETLQIYLYNMRQTSGHFTSALVMTYFLFIFLLTWLASRFSQGTK; this is encoded by the coding sequence ATGAACACCGTAAATACTCGCTTTCACAAAACGGTTGTCTATTCGATTGTCGGCATCATGATGATCCCGATCTTAGCGACCTTCATCTACTCGATCTCTTCGCGTTGGGGCGCGACGATCCTGCCTGACGGTTTTACTCTGTATTGGTACATCAACCTGCTGACCGATCCTCGCTTCTTACAAGCCTTTGGTCGTTCTCTGTTTATTTGTGTGGCGGCGCTGTCATTGAGTGTGGTGTTGGTTCTGCCTGCGATTTTCGTGGTGTTTTACTATTTTCAGAAACTCGACAAAGTGATGAATATCCTCATCTTATTGCCGTTCGCGGTGCCGCCAGTGGTGTCGTCGGTGGGCTTACTTCAGCTGTATGCCGATAGCGAAATTTCTTTGATAGGCACACCATGGATTCTGATTGGTACTTACTTCACCATCGCGTTGCCATTCATGTATCGCGCGATTGCCAACAGCTTTGAAGCGATCAACCTACATGACTTGATGGACGCTGCTCACCTGCTTGGCGCAAGCACTACTAAGGCGTTCTTATTGATTATTCTGCCAAACCTTAAAAAAGGCTTAATGGCGTCACTGTTCTTGTCGTTCTCGTTCCTATTGGGTGAATTCGTGTTTGCCAACATCTTGGTCGGTACACGTTACGAGACGCTGCAAATCTACCTATACAACATGCGCCAAACCAGCGGTCACTTCACGTCAGCCCTTGTGATGACGTACTTCCTGTTTATTTTCTTACTGACTTGGTTGGCAAGTCGTTTCAGCCAGGGAACAAAATAA
- a CDS encoding HAD family hydrolase gives MFKPLYVFDMDETLINADAAMLWNEFLVEKGIATVPNFIEEDQRLMGLYSEGKLNMEDYLTFAMQPLADMPTEQVTALVEECVDQHILPRQFKQSKALIEQLARDNIDMLIISASMTFLVEAVGRKIGIENALGIDLVENQGRFTSQISGVPSYREGKVTRLKEWLDNQETNYSDIHFYTDSINDLPLCEHADFAYLVNPCPRLKALADQPNWSILNWD, from the coding sequence ATGTTCAAACCTTTGTATGTATTTGATATGGATGAAACGCTGATCAATGCCGATGCAGCGATGCTCTGGAATGAGTTCTTGGTTGAAAAAGGCATTGCCACTGTGCCGAACTTTATCGAAGAAGATCAGCGTTTAATGGGCCTGTATTCGGAAGGTAAGCTGAATATGGAAGATTACCTCACGTTCGCCATGCAGCCACTCGCCGATATGCCAACAGAACAAGTTACTGCTTTGGTTGAAGAGTGTGTCGATCAGCATATTTTGCCTAGACAGTTCAAGCAGTCTAAGGCTTTGATTGAGCAGCTAGCGCGCGACAACATCGACATGTTGATCATCTCAGCCAGCATGACTTTTTTAGTGGAAGCGGTCGGCCGCAAGATTGGTATCGAGAACGCACTCGGTATCGATTTGGTCGAAAATCAAGGCCGTTTCACATCTCAAATATCAGGCGTGCCAAGCTACCGTGAAGGTAAAGTGACGCGTTTGAAAGAGTGGTTAGACAATCAAGAAACCAACTACTCAGACATTCACTTTTATACCGATTCAATCAACGACTTACCTTTGTGTGAACACGCTGACTTTGCTTACTTGGTGAATCCATGCCCGCGTTTGAAAGCACTGGCCGATCAACCGAATTGGTCGATTCTCAACTGGGATTAA